The Candidatus Zixiibacteriota bacterium DNA segment GGTAGGATAGACATTCTTGTCTGCCGGAGTGGATTCGTCGTGGCCGATGTCAGACAGGAATGTCCGACCCACCAGAATCGCGGGTTGTGAGAAGTACCAGACAGGAATGTCTGACCTACCGGAGAGGACTGTGGGGAGCGCCAGACTGAGATGACGCGGCGGTGGTTATTCGTCGCGGCGGACGCCGGTGAAACGGACGACGAAGATCGAGACTTCGTAAAGGATGTACAGGGGGACGGCCAGCAGCAGCATGCTGAAAGCATCAGGGGTGGGCGTGATCAGGGCGGCGACAACGAGGATGATGACAATGGCGATGCGGCGGCCTTTGCGCAGAGTCGAGGGCGCGATCAGGCCGATCTTGCCGAGGAAATAGGCGATGATGGGAAGTTGAAAGACGGCGCCGAAAGCGACACACATCCAGAAGACAAAAGAGAAATACTCGGAAACGTCGATCAGCGGCAATAGATTCGGGGTGGCGAAAGAACGCAGAAAATCCATCGCCTGTGGGATGACGAGGAAGAAGCAAAAGGCCCAGCCACCGAAAAAGA contains these protein-coding regions:
- the tatC gene encoding twin-arginine translocase subunit TatC; the encoded protein is MVDVHQTEQDGQGGELPFLGHIEELRQRLIKVIVAILVFAVAAYFFSEQLVDYLIKPIGTVYFRQPTGAFMIRLKVAGFAGLVLAIPVVLYQFWMFVIPGLYKREIKYLIPVTILGTFFFFGGWAFCFFLVIPQAMDFLRSFATPNLLPLIDVSEYFSFVFWMCVAFGAVFQLPIIAYFLGKIGLIAPSTLRKGRRIAIVIILVVAALITPTPDAFSMLLLAVPLYILYEVSIFVVRFTGVRRDE